A genomic window from Bacteroidota bacterium includes:
- a CDS encoding DUF4419 domain-containing protein, translating into MKKHLLFTALFLGSFSFAQTTAKKSVTFDVCDLQQKPLQVSNICYKNVVDKMCGPGVEAWNKGVDSLVYYNYNPFVATVREAYYDHRPLTLSPDMIWLLITQEFAIHVDQNSESLRHYFVDFDGKKVLKVEDDDLRKGNPDNQWDSIFPQFTKQIGENTGQELLNNTLADFSTTTPTAKAACEITLMDAMSSYFVYAVYTSIGCGIPKITLEGTTADWEKLRTKTLSLGKYDFKWWTDSIAPILNEFVDASRGEVDKDFWSKIYNIEYRLKSSGGCGGGAVTYQIDLISGWMLKFFPYQQDGQGKFTRRNNLMDPVEDPKIFPKGFASADFYWLYDDNGVDTTYQMQFIAGFMGMKIDRATGALQPEIGWAIRDTGKKGIKSDDAKYANDINKWPDPK; encoded by the coding sequence TTGAAAAAACATCTTCTCTTCACCGCCCTTTTCCTCGGCAGTTTTTCTTTCGCACAAACGACGGCAAAAAAATCCGTCACTTTCGATGTATGTGATCTGCAGCAAAAACCGCTGCAGGTTTCAAACATCTGTTATAAAAATGTAGTGGATAAAATGTGCGGTCCCGGAGTGGAAGCATGGAACAAAGGCGTGGATTCGCTTGTTTATTATAACTACAATCCATTCGTCGCAACCGTGCGCGAAGCGTATTATGATCATCGGCCTCTCACACTTTCTCCCGATATGATTTGGCTGCTCATCACACAGGAATTTGCAATTCACGTAGATCAGAATTCAGAAAGTCTTCGCCATTACTTCGTGGATTTCGACGGGAAAAAAGTTCTGAAAGTGGAAGATGATGATCTGCGCAAAGGAAACCCCGACAATCAATGGGATTCTATTTTTCCTCAATTCACAAAACAGATCGGCGAAAATACAGGGCAGGAACTTCTGAATAATACGCTTGCTGATTTTTCTACAACAACCCCCACGGCAAAAGCCGCTTGTGAAATTACACTGATGGATGCTATGAGCAGTTATTTTGTTTATGCAGTTTACACTTCCATTGGTTGCGGTATTCCCAAAATTACCCTCGAAGGAACAACTGCCGACTGGGAAAAGCTGCGCACAAAAACACTTTCTCTCGGAAAATATGATTTTAAATGGTGGACCGATTCAATTGCTCCTATTCTCAATGAATTTGTAGATGCATCGAGAGGAGAAGTAGATAAAGATTTCTGGTCGAAAATATACAACATAGAATATCGCCTGAAAAGTTCGGGTGGTTGCGGTGGAGGCGCTGTCACGTACCAGATCGATCTCATCTCCGGATGGATGCTTAAATTTTTTCCTTACCAGCAGGATGGACAGGGAAAATTTACCAGGAGAAATAATTTGATGGACCCGGTAGAAGATCCTAAAATTTTCCCGAAAGGATTTGCCTCTGCCGATTTTTATTGGCTCTATGACGACAACGGAGTTGATACCACTTACCAGATGCAGTTCATTGCAGGCTTCATGGGAATGAAAATTGACCGAGCAACAGGAGCGCTGCAACCGGAGATTGGCTGGGCTATTCGTGACACGGGGAAGAAAGGCATCAAGAGTGACGACGCGAAATATGCGAACGATATTAATAAGTGGCCTGATCCGAAGTAG
- a CDS encoding succinylglutamate desuccinylase/aspartoacylase family protein, with the protein MGKPFTIQGQTISAGEHAQVVLNIYKLPTHTLIEIPVFVFNGKEPGPTVLFLAGMHGDEINGIEVVRQLIKRKDVQKPKRGCIVAIPVINIISFIAGTRDLPDGRDLNRCFPGSKSGSLGSRIAHDLMQSIIPQIDFGFDFHTGGAKISNYPQIRCVFDDKKNLELGKIFAPLMVLNAPFRENTLRLAASKLGKQILVFEGGESHRFDYDSVKEGMDGCVRVLNHYKMIKANVPQKKTVFLKKTTWLRAKSSGLFHTTKKYGVAVRKGELLGMICDPYGEVEHELHATQNGFVVGVNNQPVVNAGDALIHIGVE; encoded by the coding sequence ATGGGAAAACCCTTCACAATACAAGGACAAACGATCTCCGCGGGCGAGCACGCGCAGGTGGTGCTGAACATTTACAAACTTCCGACACACACGCTCATTGAAATTCCTGTTTTTGTTTTCAATGGAAAAGAACCCGGCCCTACAGTTTTATTTCTTGCGGGAATGCACGGTGATGAAATAAACGGAATTGAAGTAGTGCGTCAACTCATCAAACGGAAAGATGTGCAGAAACCGAAACGTGGTTGCATCGTCGCTATTCCTGTGATCAATATTATTTCTTTCATTGCGGGCACGCGCGATCTCCCTGACGGGCGCGATCTCAATCGCTGTTTTCCGGGATCTAAGAGCGGTTCGCTCGGCAGCCGCATTGCGCACGACCTGATGCAATCCATCATTCCGCAAATTGATTTTGGTTTTGATTTTCATACAGGTGGTGCAAAAATTTCAAACTATCCGCAGATACGTTGTGTATTTGACGACAAAAAAAATCTGGAACTCGGAAAAATATTTGCGCCATTGATGGTGCTGAATGCGCCGTTCCGTGAAAATACATTGCGCCTTGCTGCATCGAAACTCGGAAAACAAATTCTTGTTTTTGAAGGAGGAGAATCACATCGTTTCGATTATGATTCGGTGAAGGAAGGAATGGATGGTTGTGTGCGCGTGCTGAATCATTACAAAATGATCAAAGCAAATGTTCCTCAGAAAAAAACGGTGTTCCTGAAAAAAACAACGTGGCTGCGTGCAAAAAGTTCCGGCTTATTTCACACGACAAAAAAATACGGAGTAGCCGTGAGGAAAGGTGAACTGCTCGGAATGATCTGCGATCCGTATGGCGAAGTAGAGCACGAATTACATGCTACACAAAATGGATTCGTTGTGGGAGTGAATAATCAGCCGGTCGTGAATGCGGGTGATGCGCTGATACATATTGGGGTGGAGTGA
- a CDS encoding SPFH domain-containing protein yields MPDALPYILLGIFLFLVIILSFVSINQGTVGVTTVFGKYNRVLRPGLNFKIPFIERIYKRISIQNRSAELGFQAVTIDQANVNFTAMLLYAVVNQDEKTIQNVAFKFVNDQNLMQALVRSIEGSVRAFVATKKQSEVLSLRRDIVEAVKEQLDQTLEGWGYHLIDLQLNDITFDEEVMRSMAKVVAANNSKAAAENEGQALLITKTKAAEAEGNSIKIQAQAEKDAAQLRGQGVALFREEVAKGMSQAAKMMTDANLDASLILFSMWTEAVKNFAEHGEGNVIFLDGSTEGMDKTMRQLMAIGQLDISPVGSKK; encoded by the coding sequence ATGCCAGACGCACTACCCTACATCCTGCTCGGAATATTTTTATTCCTCGTTATCATTCTTTCATTTGTCTCCATCAACCAGGGAACTGTTGGTGTGACCACAGTATTCGGAAAATACAATCGCGTGCTGCGGCCCGGATTGAATTTCAAAATTCCTTTCATCGAGCGTATTTATAAACGCATTTCCATTCAGAACCGTTCGGCCGAACTCGGATTCCAGGCCGTGACCATCGACCAGGCGAATGTGAATTTCACCGCGATGTTGCTTTACGCCGTGGTGAACCAGGATGAAAAAACAATTCAGAATGTTGCATTTAAATTCGTGAACGATCAGAATCTCATGCAGGCGCTCGTGCGTTCCATTGAAGGATCTGTCCGCGCTTTTGTTGCAACAAAAAAACAATCGGAAGTTCTTTCACTTCGCCGCGATATAGTGGAAGCGGTAAAAGAACAACTCGACCAGACACTCGAAGGATGGGGCTATCACCTCATCGATCTGCAATTAAATGACATTACTTTTGATGAAGAGGTAATGCGTTCAATGGCAAAAGTAGTTGCAGCTAATAATTCGAAAGCGGCTGCAGAAAATGAAGGACAGGCGTTGCTGATCACAAAAACAAAAGCTGCCGAAGCAGAAGGTAATTCAATTAAAATTCAGGCACAGGCAGAAAAAGATGCAGCACAGTTGCGCGGACAAGGTGTTGCATTATTCCGCGAAGAAGTTGCAAAAGGAATGTCGCAAGCTGCCAAGATGATGACGGATGCAAATCTTGATGCGTCACTTATTCTTTTCAGCATGTGGACAGAAGCCGTGAAAAATTTTGCGGAACACGGTGAAGGCAATGTAATTTTCCTTGACGGATCTACAGAGGGAATGGACAAAACCATGCGCCAGTTAATGGCCATCGGGCAACTGGATATTTCTCCTGTTGGAAGTAAAAAATAA
- a CDS encoding T9SS type A sorting domain-containing protein, whose translation MFKKKTLAFIFSFLALCARILAQAPIEWERYYDTLGANYGNHVIQTSDGGYLVTGGANSSPADMDVLLMKVDSAGNVQWVKKYGGTNPDGGVAAAELPNGDFLIVAIKDLISTTNSKIWLLKTTSLGDTIWTKTITAGVGANLPYGFSLTADSGCVITGHTSAIGSGSYDALIVKCDSVGNVQWLKAYGGGGADEGRSIVQSTDGGFLISGFYEDTATFGNFDCYVIKTNSVGDSVWTKRTGGSRSDYGMSLIENPDSSIFVVGVTSSYGDTIMNDCYLYKLDKNGNFQWQKTYGDNRGNSLCTIQRCTSGGYVLFGNTQDPFTFEGHTLLIRTNDLGDSLWSQTYGVSGNQYGFYLNTTNDQGFILVGETDQYAVSGYDVYLVKTDSLGNVPLGIQNIISSPFHFSVYPNPASNNFHIFFPNDFQFNENRRIEIYSETGQLIEKKMIENNNEEIETSQWSDGIYFIQIISEEKIIYESKIIIQH comes from the coding sequence GTGTTTAAGAAAAAAACTCTTGCCTTTATTTTCTCATTCCTTGCCTTGTGTGCGCGCATTCTTGCGCAGGCGCCAATTGAATGGGAGCGCTACTATGATACGCTTGGCGCGAACTACGGCAACCACGTCATTCAAACTTCCGATGGTGGTTACCTCGTAACAGGCGGAGCGAACTCTTCTCCTGCCGATATGGATGTGCTGCTCATGAAAGTAGATTCGGCTGGAAATGTGCAATGGGTGAAAAAATATGGGGGGACAAATCCGGACGGCGGAGTGGCTGCTGCAGAACTGCCAAATGGAGATTTTCTTATTGTCGCAATCAAGGATCTTATTTCAACGACCAACAGTAAGATCTGGTTATTGAAAACAACTTCACTTGGCGATACCATCTGGACAAAAACTATAACTGCAGGTGTTGGTGCGAACCTTCCTTATGGCTTCTCATTAACTGCTGATAGTGGTTGCGTTATTACAGGTCATACTTCCGCTATTGGTTCTGGAAGTTATGATGCATTAATTGTAAAATGTGATAGTGTCGGAAATGTTCAATGGCTGAAAGCTTACGGTGGGGGGGGGGCTGATGAGGGACGAAGCATAGTTCAATCAACCGATGGGGGATTTTTAATCAGTGGGTTTTATGAAGACACCGCCACGTTTGGGAATTTCGATTGCTATGTTATTAAAACCAATAGCGTTGGCGACTCCGTATGGACAAAGCGAACAGGAGGAAGTCGATCAGATTATGGAATGAGTCTAATCGAAAATCCGGATAGCAGCATTTTTGTTGTGGGAGTTACCAGTAGTTATGGCGATACTATAATGAACGACTGTTACCTGTACAAACTTGATAAAAATGGCAATTTTCAATGGCAGAAAACTTACGGTGATAATAGAGGAAATTCATTGTGTACAATCCAGCGATGCACAAGTGGTGGTTACGTTTTATTCGGAAATACACAAGATCCTTTTACTTTTGAAGGGCATACATTATTAATTAGAACAAATGATCTAGGAGATTCATTGTGGTCCCAAACATATGGCGTTTCTGGAAATCAATATGGATTCTATTTAAATACAACCAACGATCAGGGTTTTATTCTCGTAGGCGAAACCGATCAATACGCCGTATCCGGTTACGATGTTTATCTAGTCAAAACGGATAGTCTTGGTAATGTTCCTTTGGGAATTCAAAATATTATTTCTTCACCATTTCATTTTTCTGTTTACCCAAACCCGGCATCGAATAATTTTCACATCTTTTTCCCAAATGATTTTCAGTTTAATGAAAACAGACGAATTGAAATTTATTCTGAAACGGGACAGTTGATTGAAAAAAAGATGATTGAAAATAATAATGAAGAAATTGAAACCTCACAGTGGAGTGATGGAATATATTTTATTCAAATTATTTCAGAAGAAAAAATAATCTATGAATCCAAAATCATTATTCAGCATTAA
- a CDS encoding ATP-dependent zinc protease codes for MAEKLKEKKLIGRREFIDFPDLGLFRLVAKIDTGANTTALHCHHVRVENGILFFRLLDESHPEYKNTEHRFEKFEQKLIRSSFGEEEMRYIIRTRIRIGKKTIRSIVSLTDRKNMKYPVLIGRRLLKKRFLVDVSDIHLFSEDS; via the coding sequence ATGGCAGAAAAACTCAAAGAAAAAAAACTCATCGGCCGCAGGGAATTCATCGACTTTCCCGATCTCGGATTATTCCGGCTTGTTGCGAAGATCGACACCGGCGCGAATACGACTGCGCTGCATTGCCATCACGTGCGCGTCGAGAATGGAATTCTTTTTTTTCGATTGCTCGATGAATCGCATCCCGAATACAAAAACACGGAGCATCGTTTTGAAAAATTCGAACAGAAACTCATCCGCAGTTCATTCGGCGAAGAAGAAATGCGTTACATCATCCGCACACGCATACGCATCGGAAAAAAAACGATCCGCAGTATTGTTTCACTCACCGATCGCAAGAATATGAAATACCCGGTCCTTATAGGGAGACGGCTTCTGAAAAAAAGATTTCTTGTTGATGTGTCAGATATTCATTTATTCTCAGAAGATTCGTGA
- the rimK gene encoding 30S ribosomal protein S6--L-glutamate ligase encodes MKIAILSRSGSLYSTARLVEAGKKRGHEMLVIDHQKCVLVIESSRPHVYYQGKELTGIDAIIPRIGASVTFYGAAVVRQFEQMHVFSTVESQALVRSRDKLRSLQLLARAGVGMPKTAFASSPKDIDSVISLVGGAPVVIKLLEGTQGIGVILAETHNSAKSVIEAFLDVEVNILVQEFIKEAKGADIRAFIVDGQIVGAMRRQGAEGDFRSNLHRGGTASLLQLSPEEKATAIKAVKKLGLAIAGVDMLQGARGPLVMEVNSSPGLEGIEGATGEDIAGKIIEYIERNEFHAQV; translated from the coding sequence ATGAAAATTGCCATTTTATCCAGAAGCGGATCACTTTATTCCACTGCGCGGCTTGTAGAAGCCGGAAAAAAACGCGGGCACGAAATGCTGGTCATCGATCACCAGAAATGTGTGCTTGTCATTGAATCGAGCCGTCCGCATGTTTATTACCAGGGAAAAGAACTCACCGGCATCGATGCAATAATTCCGCGCATCGGGGCAAGCGTCACTTTTTACGGAGCGGCAGTTGTTCGTCAATTTGAGCAGATGCATGTTTTCTCCACGGTGGAATCGCAGGCGCTCGTGCGTTCGCGCGATAAATTGAGAAGTTTACAATTACTCGCAAGGGCAGGAGTGGGAATGCCGAAAACTGCATTCGCATCATCGCCAAAAGATATTGACTCCGTTATTTCATTGGTAGGCGGAGCACCGGTGGTAATAAAATTACTCGAAGGAACACAAGGCATCGGTGTAATTCTTGCGGAGACGCACAACTCAGCAAAATCGGTGATCGAAGCTTTTCTTGATGTGGAAGTAAATATTCTCGTGCAGGAATTCATCAAAGAAGCAAAAGGCGCCGACATACGCGCATTCATCGTGGACGGACAAATTGTAGGAGCGATGCGCAGGCAAGGAGCCGAAGGCGATTTCCGTTCCAATCTTCATCGCGGAGGAACGGCCTCACTCCTGCAGCTTTCGCCCGAAGAAAAAGCTACAGCGATAAAAGCCGTCAAAAAATTAGGACTCGCGATCGCGGGCGTGGATATGTTGCAGGGCGCGCGCGGGCCATTGGTGATGGAAGTGAATTCTTCTCCCGGACTCGAAGGAATTGAAGGAGCAACGGGAGAAGATATTGCCGGAAAAATAATTGAGTACATCGAGCGGAATGAATTTCATGCACAAGTGTAA
- a CDS encoding FAD-dependent oxidoreductase — translation MFTFTTMRKADYIIVGQGICGSVLALILMKRGRSVVVIDQPELSSSSKIAAGVFNPFNFRQMMNNWRAHEMHAAVKEIYSYAENSSGKKILTERRLLKIFTSADERKLWERACIEKQNLFADENIIDEKISEKINAPFGIGLVQGAGNVDCGMLLYVVNEKLKTENNLLEEKFEEEKVMFGNDDVVYDNRIAAKKIILCNGHFISQSKWFRGIPFKQSKGQLLHVHIPGFSTDDIFSRGCSLLPLGNELFILGSTFDNDAVNETSTENAIEELISKAKKFISAEIKVVSRYAGIRPAMQDRRPVIGIHTEISQLGILNGMGSKAVFLAPWLSEQLVLQMEEGKELPVEVSVGRFL, via the coding sequence GTGTTTACCTTTACAACTATGCGCAAAGCAGATTACATCATCGTCGGGCAGGGAATTTGTGGAAGTGTGCTTGCATTGATACTCATGAAGCGCGGGAGAAGCGTGGTGGTCATTGACCAGCCGGAACTTTCTTCCAGTTCAAAAATTGCAGCGGGAGTTTTCAATCCTTTCAATTTCCGGCAGATGATGAATAACTGGCGCGCGCACGAGATGCATGCTGCTGTGAAAGAAATTTATTCTTATGCAGAAAATAGTTCGGGGAAGAAAATTCTTACTGAAAGAAGATTGCTGAAAATATTTACCAGCGCCGATGAACGGAAATTGTGGGAACGCGCCTGCATTGAAAAACAAAATCTTTTTGCGGATGAAAATATCATTGACGAAAAAATTTCAGAAAAAATAAATGCCCCGTTCGGGATAGGGCTTGTGCAGGGTGCAGGAAATGTCGATTGCGGGATGCTGCTGTACGTGGTGAATGAAAAACTGAAAACTGAAAATAATCTGCTGGAAGAAAAGTTTGAAGAAGAGAAAGTGATGTTCGGAAATGATGATGTTGTTTACGACAACAGGATAGCGGCAAAAAAAATCATTTTATGCAACGGGCATTTTATTTCGCAAAGCAAATGGTTCCGCGGAATTCCATTCAAACAATCGAAAGGACAACTGCTGCACGTGCATATTCCCGGGTTTTCAACCGACGATATTTTCAGCCGCGGATGTTCACTCCTTCCATTGGGGAATGAACTTTTTATTCTCGGATCTACATTTGATAATGATGCGGTGAATGAAACGTCAACTGAAAACGCGATCGAAGAATTGATCAGCAAAGCAAAAAAATTCATCAGCGCAGAAATAAAAGTGGTGAGCCGGTATGCAGGAATTCGCCCCGCTATGCAGGATCGCCGGCCTGTCATTGGCATTCATACGGAAATTTCTCAACTGGGAATTCTCAATGGAATGGGAAGCAAAGCGGTTTTTCTTGCGCCGTGGCTGAGTGAACAATTGGTTTTGCAAATGGAAGAAGGAAAAGAATTGCCGGTGGAGGTGAGCGTGGGGAGATTTTTGTGA